One genomic region from Spirosoma sp. KCTC 42546 encodes:
- a CDS encoding PKD domain-containing protein, which yields MKSLFTILIILCATIGCSKKDTVTARPSVSFSYDYVSISNSPGAVKFYNSSVNATSYSWDFGDGQTSTEKEPVNVYKKAGTYTVKLTAKGPGGDNSYSQPVAAIL from the coding sequence ATGAAATCTTTATTCACAATTCTGATAATCCTGTGTGCCACTATAGGTTGCTCTAAAAAGGATACTGTCACGGCAAGACCATCTGTTTCCTTTTCGTATGACTATGTTAGCATAAGCAATTCGCCAGGTGCAGTGAAATTTTACAATAGCTCGGTTAATGCCACTTCATACTCTTGGGATTTTGGGGATGGGCAGACTTCGACCGAAAAAGAACCTGTAAATGTTTACAAAAAAGCAGGGACATATACCGTCAAATTAACTGCCAAGGGACCAGGTGGCGACAATAGTTATTCACAACCTGTAGCCGCCATACTATAG
- a CDS encoding DNA cytosine methyltransferase: MATAYSVLFCLSTQAQDLKSETSMSSFIRLRGPPDPHTPHVKNPDPADLKFNLFINVYTYLGGILHSSIHLQNTTSMITLTDMFCGCGGSSEGARNVAGTHIQYALNHWKLAIESHNTNHPDTHHDCADISETHPARYQKTTGLIASPECTNHSLAKGQKRKNLHQQDIFQDKAFDASAVRSRATMWDVPRFAEIHKYEFVITENVVDVRMWVMFDPWLKAMHALGYLHECVYLNAMFAHGEDINGFAPQSRDRIYIVFWKKGNRKPDLDIRPKAPCPRCGTVEAIQTWKPGRRSGKYKTQYTYRCSVCATPVLPFYYAALNALDLSIPMIRIGDRASRGMQPLSPNTQKRIQYGLDKYGIRPTIIDQRNQSGSASARIRGAETDPLNAQSTGYSSYLFAPFLFNMAHTKAKNPTMRGMDEPMVTQTTQESLAMVSPQPFLLANRDCSPAKALTDVIHTQTTANQEILIAPPGSFIVTNRKTTPARDPNAPLATITGQPNSMSFIVPIHGTARAKSSNEPMETVMTTGHSSLIMMPYHGQPQANHAFEVCSTVPTKDSIALIDGKPEIDDCYFRMLQPAETARAQGFPVNYAILGNKSEKQKQIGNANPPPTMELLVARCVASLL, from the coding sequence ATGGCAACGGCCTATTCAGTCCTGTTTTGCCTGTCCACCCAAGCCCAGGACCTCAAAAGCGAAACGTCGATGAGCAGCTTCATTCGCCTGCGCGGGCCACCGGATCCGCATACTCCCCACGTTAAGAATCCCGACCCGGCAGACCTAAAATTTAACCTATTCATTAATGTATATACCTATCTGGGCGGGATTCTTCACAGTTCTATTCACCTTCAAAATACTACGAGTATGATTACATTAACCGACATGTTCTGTGGCTGTGGCGGGTCCAGCGAGGGAGCCCGCAACGTTGCCGGTACCCACATTCAGTACGCGCTGAATCACTGGAAGCTGGCCATTGAAAGCCACAATACCAACCACCCCGACACGCATCATGATTGTGCCGATATTTCCGAAACCCATCCGGCCCGGTATCAGAAAACGACGGGCCTGATTGCTTCGCCCGAATGCACCAATCATTCACTGGCCAAGGGACAAAAGCGCAAGAATCTACACCAGCAGGACATCTTTCAGGATAAGGCGTTCGATGCCTCGGCGGTACGTTCGCGGGCTACCATGTGGGACGTTCCCCGCTTTGCCGAAATCCACAAATACGAGTTTGTGATTACGGAGAATGTGGTCGATGTTCGCATGTGGGTCATGTTCGATCCGTGGCTCAAGGCCATGCATGCACTGGGTTACCTGCATGAGTGCGTGTACCTGAATGCCATGTTTGCCCATGGCGAAGACATCAATGGGTTTGCCCCCCAGAGCCGGGATCGGATTTATATCGTATTCTGGAAAAAGGGCAATCGCAAACCTGATCTGGATATTCGGCCCAAAGCTCCCTGCCCACGCTGCGGAACGGTGGAGGCCATTCAGACGTGGAAACCCGGCCGTCGGTCAGGCAAATACAAAACGCAGTACACCTACCGGTGTTCGGTTTGTGCTACGCCCGTTCTTCCCTTTTACTATGCTGCACTGAACGCGCTGGATTTAAGTATTCCCATGATTCGGATTGGTGATCGGGCCAGTCGGGGCATGCAACCGCTTAGCCCTAACACCCAGAAGCGAATTCAGTACGGTCTGGATAAATACGGTATCCGGCCAACCATCATCGACCAGCGCAATCAGTCGGGTAGTGCATCGGCCCGAATTCGGGGAGCTGAAACGGATCCATTGAACGCTCAGTCCACGGGCTACAGTAGTTATCTGTTTGCACCCTTTCTGTTCAATATGGCCCATACCAAGGCCAAGAATCCAACCATGCGGGGTATGGATGAGCCGATGGTTACCCAGACCACACAGGAAAGTCTGGCCATGGTAAGCCCTCAGCCCTTTTTACTGGCCAATCGCGATTGTTCGCCAGCGAAGGCACTTACCGATGTAATCCACACCCAGACAACGGCCAATCAGGAAATACTGATTGCGCCACCGGGTTCATTCATTGTTACGAATCGGAAAACGACGCCCGCGCGTGATCCAAATGCGCCCCTGGCTACGATCACCGGCCAGCCCAATTCCATGTCGTTCATTGTGCCCATTCATGGGACGGCCCGCGCCAAGTCCAGTAACGAGCCGATGGAAACGGTCATGACAACCGGGCACAGTAGCCTGATCATGATGCCCTACCATGGCCAGCCGCAGGCGAATCATGCGTTTGAGGTTTGTTCGACCGTACCAACGAAAGATAGCATTGCCCTGATTGATGGAAAGCCTGAGATTGACGATTGCTATTTCCGTATGCTGCAACCTGCCGAAACGGCCAGAGCGCAGGGTTTTCCAGTCAACTATGCCATACTGGGTAATAAGTCTGAGAAGCAAAAGCAGATCGGTAACGCCAACCCACCCCCAACGATGGAACTGTTAGTGGCCCGTTGTGTCGCTTCATTGCTATGA
- a CDS encoding DNA methyltransferase: MSNYQFLKEYQGFLSGKMVPTPKAGFSVSRSEIHPICFPYQADAIQWGAEGGRRAIFAHFGLGKTIIQLQLAMLCLAKNEGKALIVCPLAVKQEFYEAADMLSTSLTYCRTQAEVEAAQTRIIITNYERVRDGDIRPDYFVFASLDEASVLRSYGSKTYQEFLAKFQRVQFRYVCTATPSPNKYKELIHYAGFLGVMDTGQALTRFFKRDSTKANNLTIHPHKEREFWLWVSSWALFITKPSDLGYSDEGFALAKLHRHWHLVKLPNEESAVDRDGQLKLVRDEAIDLRSSAKEKRDSMDARILRATGIVDGEADDTSWVIWHDLEKEREKLEETAGLLGWTSFKSVYGSQDEALKEKLLIDFKHGNYRILATKPSIAGQGCNFQKHCYSAIFLGITYKFNDIIQAVHRIQRYGQTHDCHVHFIYTDAEEHVRREFEAKWQRHDELVATMTGIVKEFGLSQTAMLGELNRSMGVEREEVRGDLFSVVHNDCILETASMEENSVGLILTSIPFSNHYEYTPSYNDLGHTNNDDHFFAQMDFLTPNLLRVLKPGRIAAVHVKDRILFGSVTGTGMPTVNPFHMKTTFHFMKHGFEFIGMITIETDVVRENNGTYRLGWTEQCKDGSKMGVGSPEYLLLFRKLPSDTSKAYADEPVVKSKEVYTRGRWQIDARAKWNSSGNTLLTPEEIAAWQVDKIASVFMERSKTTVYEYAAHVESANEMDRRGKLPATFESLRVAARTGGVWDDVVRMHTLNSRQSQHREEQHICPFQIDIVDRAITRWSNEGDVVYDPFGGLGTVGNRAILLNRRSRSCELNPDYFRCNVAYHRESEYKRQVPTLFDLLPA; the protein is encoded by the coding sequence ATGAGCAATTATCAGTTTCTAAAAGAGTATCAGGGCTTTCTGTCGGGCAAAATGGTACCGACGCCAAAAGCGGGTTTTTCGGTCAGCCGGTCAGAGATTCACCCCATTTGTTTCCCCTATCAGGCCGATGCCATTCAGTGGGGAGCCGAGGGTGGCCGCCGGGCAATCTTTGCGCATTTCGGACTGGGCAAGACCATCATTCAGCTGCAACTGGCCATGCTGTGTCTGGCCAAAAACGAAGGCAAAGCCCTTATCGTTTGCCCGCTGGCCGTCAAGCAGGAGTTCTACGAAGCCGCTGACATGCTGTCGACTTCGCTGACCTACTGCCGAACCCAGGCCGAAGTGGAAGCCGCTCAAACCCGCATCATCATCACCAACTACGAACGGGTACGGGATGGGGATATCCGGCCGGATTATTTCGTGTTTGCCAGTCTGGATGAGGCCAGCGTGCTGCGCTCGTACGGCTCGAAAACCTATCAGGAGTTTTTGGCCAAATTTCAACGCGTTCAGTTCCGGTACGTCTGCACGGCAACCCCTTCACCCAACAAATACAAAGAACTGATTCATTACGCCGGATTTTTAGGGGTGATGGATACCGGGCAGGCCCTGACCCGCTTTTTTAAACGCGATTCGACCAAGGCCAACAACCTGACGATCCATCCCCATAAAGAGCGTGAATTCTGGCTATGGGTCTCCTCGTGGGCGTTGTTCATTACCAAACCGTCCGATCTGGGCTATTCCGATGAGGGCTTTGCCTTAGCTAAGCTGCACCGGCACTGGCACCTGGTCAAGTTACCCAACGAAGAAAGCGCAGTCGACCGCGATGGCCAGTTAAAGCTGGTTCGGGATGAGGCCATTGATCTGCGGTCCTCTGCTAAGGAAAAACGGGATAGTATGGATGCGAGGATACTGCGGGCTACCGGCATTGTCGATGGGGAAGCGGATGATACCAGTTGGGTGATCTGGCATGATCTGGAAAAGGAGCGCGAAAAGCTGGAAGAAACGGCGGGTCTGCTGGGCTGGACTAGTTTTAAGTCTGTCTATGGCTCCCAGGATGAAGCCCTGAAAGAAAAGCTACTCATCGACTTCAAACACGGGAATTATCGAATCCTGGCTACCAAACCCTCAATTGCCGGACAGGGCTGCAACTTTCAGAAACACTGTTACAGTGCCATCTTTCTGGGGATCACCTACAAATTTAATGACATCATTCAGGCTGTCCATCGTATCCAGCGCTATGGCCAGACCCACGACTGTCACGTCCATTTTATCTATACCGATGCCGAGGAGCACGTTCGGCGGGAATTCGAAGCCAAATGGCAACGCCACGATGAGCTGGTAGCGACCATGACAGGCATTGTCAAGGAGTTTGGTTTATCCCAGACGGCCATGCTGGGGGAATTGAACCGCTCCATGGGGGTGGAACGGGAGGAGGTGAGGGGGGACCTATTCAGTGTGGTGCATAACGATTGCATTCTGGAGACGGCCAGCATGGAAGAAAACAGTGTGGGGCTGATTCTGACCAGCATTCCCTTTTCCAATCATTACGAATACACGCCCTCCTATAATGATCTGGGACACACCAATAACGATGATCATTTCTTTGCCCAGATGGATTTTCTGACGCCCAATCTGCTTCGGGTCCTAAAGCCCGGCCGAATAGCGGCTGTTCACGTTAAAGACCGGATCCTGTTTGGTTCGGTAACGGGAACGGGTATGCCCACGGTGAACCCCTTTCACATGAAGACTACGTTTCACTTTATGAAACATGGCTTTGAGTTTATTGGCATGATCACCATTGAAACCGATGTGGTGCGCGAAAATAACGGCACCTACCGGCTGGGCTGGACAGAGCAGTGTAAAGATGGGTCGAAAATGGGGGTGGGTTCGCCTGAATACCTGCTGTTGTTTCGCAAACTTCCCAGCGATACCAGCAAAGCCTATGCCGATGAGCCGGTTGTCAAATCCAAGGAAGTCTATACCCGTGGCCGCTGGCAGATCGACGCCCGCGCCAAATGGAACTCTTCGGGCAACACGTTGCTCACGCCCGAAGAGATAGCCGCCTGGCAGGTCGACAAAATTGCTTCCGTATTCATGGAGCGATCTAAAACGACCGTCTATGAGTATGCCGCTCACGTCGAATCGGCTAACGAAATGGACCGCCGGGGTAAACTGCCCGCTACGTTCGAGAGCCTGCGCGTAGCGGCCCGTACGGGTGGGGTGTGGGATGATGTGGTTCGGATGCACACGCTCAATAGCCGCCAGTCCCAGCATCGGGAGGAGCAACACATCTGTCCCTTTCAGATCGACATCGTAGACCGGGCCATTACCCGCTGGAGCAATGAAGGCGATGTGGTGTATGATCCCTTTGGCGGGCTGGGTACGGTAGGCAACCGGGCGATTCTGTTGAACCGGCGGAGTCGCTCCTGTGAGCTCAATCCGGATTATTTCCGGTGCAACGTAGCCTACCACCGTGAATCGGAATACAAGCGTCAGGTGCCTACCCTGTTTGACCTCTTACCCGCATGA
- a CDS encoding helix-turn-helix domain-containing protein, translating into MKISVESELLATLQATLEATRLELKNQRKAAKGNDPFTLDEAASYLRVARSTLHQYVKKGELTPSEYGSRVWLLRSELDGFLARHRRQVVR; encoded by the coding sequence ATGAAAATTTCCGTCGAATCTGAGCTACTGGCCACCCTTCAGGCCACCCTGGAAGCGACCCGGCTGGAACTGAAAAACCAGCGCAAAGCGGCCAAAGGCAACGATCCCTTTACGCTGGACGAAGCCGCCAGTTATCTGCGGGTGGCCCGCTCCACCCTGCATCAGTACGTAAAAAAAGGGGAATTGACCCCCTCCGAATACGGGAGCCGGGTGTGGCTGCTTCGCTCCGAACTGGATGGGTTTCTGGCCCGGCACCGGCGTCAGGTAGTGCGCTAA
- a CDS encoding phage antirepressor KilAC domain-containing protein, which yields MSQLQIFQYNGFDVDFELIDGQIYANASAMCKPFNRRINDWSSLAATVRYLNALRSKPEITVPLSISRLGGVGGGSQVWIHEKLILKLAQWLDVDFEIWCDERVAEVLKGKKQVALPQTYKEALQALLVEVEQKEQLQLQVESLKPKADYADAVLSSTTEITTTTIAAELGMSAVSLNKKLHALRIQRKLRGTWILYLVHADKGYAHLRTHPYTDRQGNPKSKHYLVWTETGRQFIHSKLSGRLTSPKAVVYAGQHSGIA from the coding sequence ATGAGTCAGCTTCAAATCTTCCAATACAATGGATTCGACGTCGATTTCGAGCTAATTGACGGTCAGATTTACGCCAATGCGTCAGCTATGTGCAAGCCTTTCAATCGAAGAATTAACGATTGGAGTTCACTCGCTGCGACTGTTCGCTACCTAAATGCATTACGATCGAAACCGGAAATAACGGTTCCGTTAAGTATCAGTCGGTTAGGTGGTGTAGGCGGTGGTTCTCAGGTTTGGATTCACGAAAAGCTGATTCTAAAGCTTGCCCAATGGTTAGACGTTGATTTTGAAATCTGGTGTGATGAGCGAGTGGCTGAGGTATTGAAGGGTAAAAAGCAAGTGGCTTTGCCGCAGACCTATAAAGAGGCACTGCAAGCTCTTTTGGTTGAGGTTGAACAAAAGGAACAGCTTCAACTACAGGTCGAATCGCTCAAGCCCAAAGCCGACTATGCTGATGCGGTATTGTCTAGCACAACCGAAATCACAACGACTACAATTGCCGCCGAACTGGGCATGTCGGCAGTGTCGCTTAACAAAAAGCTTCATGCATTGCGTATTCAGCGAAAACTGCGGGGTACCTGGATTCTCTATTTGGTACATGCCGATAAGGGGTATGCCCATCTGCGAACACACCCCTATACCGACAGACAGGGGAACCCAAAGAGCAAGCATTATCTGGTGTGGACCGAAACGGGGCGTCAGTTCATTCACAGCAAACTCAGCGGCCGGTTAACCAGCCCCAAAGCGGTGGTGTACGCGGGTCAACATTCCGGAATCGCCTAA
- a CDS encoding S24 family peptidase, with translation MMIDSVAIQRLYKKKGYKQETFAAKIGISPRKFFDILKKGEVKKEADLQAMADALEVDVNMIRSKLGDQEPGIFTEGNVGSVRPNLNEYYKPVKLLSARAQMGMPLMTHETFNLNWLEETYPVFMPTIAISEKHLVIEVVGDSMVPEIKDRALVLAEAVNTNDIKYQSGAVYAVLYAGNHFVVKRIKSNDLNVNSTITLWSDNERYGNIIIHGEDIIHMWKVIEKVKEPVR, from the coding sequence ATGATGATTGACTCTGTAGCTATTCAGCGTTTGTATAAAAAGAAAGGGTATAAACAGGAGACTTTTGCGGCTAAAATTGGTATTAGTCCAAGAAAATTCTTTGATATTCTAAAAAAAGGAGAAGTGAAAAAGGAGGCAGACCTTCAGGCGATGGCAGATGCGCTTGAGGTTGATGTTAACATGATAAGATCAAAATTGGGTGATCAAGAGCCTGGTATATTCACAGAAGGTAATGTTGGCTCAGTAAGACCTAATCTTAATGAGTATTACAAGCCAGTTAAATTACTATCCGCACGCGCCCAGATGGGTATGCCCTTAATGACTCATGAAACCTTTAATTTAAATTGGTTAGAGGAGACCTATCCGGTTTTTATGCCAACGATTGCAATCAGCGAGAAGCATCTCGTAATTGAAGTTGTGGGCGATTCGATGGTTCCTGAAATAAAAGACAGAGCTTTAGTCTTAGCCGAAGCGGTAAATACTAATGATATTAAATACCAGTCTGGAGCGGTTTATGCAGTCTTGTATGCAGGTAATCATTTTGTTGTTAAGCGAATAAAATCAAATGACTTAAATGTAAATAGTACAATTACACTTTGGTCAGACAATGAACGCTATGGTAATATAATAATCCACGGAGAGGATATTATACATATGTGGAAGGTAATTGAGAAAGTGAAGGAGCCTGTTAGGTAA
- a CDS encoding site-specific integrase has translation MNATYKFEINSKPGKDGRYTIFLRVTANRKLRRIKTIVAVLPTEFDPHAARGKWISSKNSDFKFFNGELLKLIRKTEAEIDKLGEKGPITSEGLIDRLRNPFPDTGWTIGSFSDKMVADAASHSVGYQRNLKSRLGMFVEFAGKEVPLSSINLDLLNRFKRHLQATGKMNGTQHTYFNRIKRMTSEALKLELIAKDPFLHFDMPGDKPAPRLKLTDAQVDAIEAVDVGSNRRDSTGRTYEAGIWLFRAKWLYLFAYQMGGIRSRDVLQLRWSNIVGEPGSERLEYQMSKTGEFMSTRLTRKAREIVELFRRDGVGPDSYLFGVLSDEAGYAPYATHEQKKKMPREMAVRLFNDISSAQSQINGELKLLAKKAGITDRLTFHTARHSFADKARRKMKESKNISIDDIRQALGHQRLDTTQRYLNSFDKESLDTAMDAIFGDE, from the coding sequence ATGAACGCTACCTATAAGTTCGAGATCAACTCCAAGCCCGGCAAAGACGGCCGCTACACGATTTTTCTGCGGGTGACGGCCAATCGAAAGCTGAGACGAATCAAAACCATTGTGGCCGTTCTGCCCACCGAGTTCGATCCCCATGCCGCCCGCGGTAAATGGATTTCGTCCAAAAATAGCGATTTTAAATTCTTCAACGGGGAACTGCTGAAACTGATCCGCAAGACCGAAGCCGAAATTGACAAGTTAGGCGAAAAAGGTCCCATCACCAGTGAAGGCCTGATCGACCGGCTGCGTAACCCCTTTCCCGATACCGGCTGGACCATCGGCAGTTTCTCCGACAAGATGGTTGCCGATGCGGCCTCGCATAGCGTGGGCTACCAGCGCAACCTAAAGTCCCGGCTGGGTATGTTCGTCGAGTTTGCCGGGAAAGAGGTGCCCCTGAGTAGCATCAACCTGGACTTATTGAACCGCTTCAAGCGCCATTTGCAGGCAACGGGCAAAATGAACGGTACCCAGCATACGTACTTTAACCGGATTAAGCGCATGACGTCCGAAGCGCTGAAACTGGAACTGATTGCGAAAGATCCGTTTCTGCATTTTGATATGCCGGGCGATAAGCCAGCGCCAAGACTAAAACTGACCGATGCCCAGGTCGATGCCATCGAAGCGGTGGATGTGGGTAGTAACCGAAGGGATTCAACCGGTAGAACATACGAGGCTGGTATCTGGCTGTTTCGCGCTAAATGGCTCTATTTGTTTGCCTACCAGATGGGGGGCATCAGGAGCCGTGATGTGCTGCAACTCCGCTGGAGCAATATCGTGGGTGAACCCGGATCTGAGCGCCTGGAGTATCAAATGTCCAAGACCGGCGAATTCATGTCCACCCGGCTAACCCGAAAGGCCCGTGAGATCGTGGAACTGTTCCGGCGCGATGGAGTCGGGCCGGATAGTTATCTGTTTGGAGTCTTATCCGATGAGGCTGGATACGCCCCCTATGCCACCCATGAGCAGAAAAAGAAAATGCCCAGGGAGATGGCCGTCAGGCTGTTTAATGATATATCTTCCGCACAAAGCCAGATCAATGGAGAATTGAAACTACTGGCTAAAAAGGCGGGCATTACCGACCGGTTAACGTTCCATACGGCCAGGCATAGTTTTGCCGATAAGGCTAGGCGTAAAATGAAGGAGTCCAAGAACATCTCGATTGACGACATTCGACAGGCACTGGGCCATCAGCGGCTGGATACCACCCAGCGGTATCTGAATTCATTTGATAAGGAGAGTCTGGATACGGCGATGGATGCCATATTTGGGGATGAGTAA
- a CDS encoding VOC family protein, which produces MNFASVRIITADIKPLVRFYEQVTGRSITHYTEDFAELHTPTATLAIASTRTLQLFGGDNVAKPADNHSAIIEFRVDDVDAEYGKLVDILGEMVIQKPTTMPWGNRSLLFRDPDGNLVNFFTPLSTSPGEI; this is translated from the coding sequence ATGAATTTTGCCTCAGTTCGGATTATTACCGCAGACATCAAACCGCTTGTTCGGTTCTATGAGCAGGTTACAGGTAGGTCAATAACGCACTATACAGAAGATTTCGCTGAGTTGCATACGCCAACGGCGACCTTGGCAATTGCTAGCACACGAACCTTACAGCTGTTTGGAGGTGACAACGTAGCCAAGCCCGCTGACAACCATTCGGCTATTATTGAATTCCGTGTTGATGACGTTGATGCCGAATATGGAAAGTTAGTCGACATCCTGGGCGAGATGGTCATTCAGAAACCAACGACCATGCCCTGGGGGAATCGTTCATTACTGTTCAGGGATCCGGATGGTAATTTGGTAAACTTTTTCACGCCCCTCAGCACGTCTCCAGGAGAAATATAG